The proteins below come from a single Streptomyces spongiicola genomic window:
- a CDS encoding response regulator transcription factor yields the protein MRVLVVEDEQLLADAVATGLRREAMAVDVVYDGAAALERIGVNDYDVVVLDRDLPLVHGDDVCRRIVELGIPTRVLMLTASGDVSDRVEGLELGADDYLPKPFAFTELTARVRALGRRTTVPLPPVLERAGIKLDPNRREVFREGREIQLAPKEFAVLEVLMRSEGAVVSAEQLLEKAWDENTDPFTNVVRVTVMTLRRKLGEPPVIVTVPGSGYRI from the coding sequence GTGCGCGTACTCGTCGTCGAGGACGAGCAGCTGCTCGCCGATGCGGTGGCCACCGGACTGCGCCGGGAGGCCATGGCGGTCGACGTCGTGTACGACGGCGCCGCGGCACTGGAACGCATCGGGGTCAACGACTACGACGTGGTCGTCCTCGACCGTGATCTCCCGCTCGTGCACGGCGACGACGTCTGCCGCAGGATCGTCGAACTCGGCATCCCCACCCGCGTCCTGATGCTCACCGCGTCCGGCGACGTCAGCGACCGCGTGGAGGGCCTGGAACTCGGCGCGGACGACTACCTGCCCAAGCCCTTCGCCTTCACCGAGCTCACCGCGCGCGTGCGCGCGCTGGGCCGGCGCACCACCGTGCCGCTGCCTCCCGTCCTGGAGCGAGCGGGGATCAAGCTCGACCCCAACCGCCGCGAGGTCTTCCGCGAGGGCCGGGAGATCCAGCTCGCCCCCAAGGAGTTCGCCGTGCTGGAGGTCCTGATGCGCAGCGAGGGCGCGGTCGTCTCGGCCGAGCAGCTGCTGGAGAAGGCCTGGGACGAGAACACCGACCCGTTCACGAACGTCGTCCGGGTCACGGTGATGACCCTGCGCCGCAAGCTCGGCGAGCCCCCGGTGATCGTCACCGTCCCGGGCTCCGGCTACCGGATCTGA
- a CDS encoding response regulator: MTRVLVVDDEPQIVRALVINLKARSYEVDAAPDGATALRLAAARHPDVVVLDLGLPDMDGVEVIRGLRGWTRVPILVLSARHTSDEKVEALDAGADDYVTKPFGMDELLARLRAAVRRAEPAGGDEGGIVIVETRGFTVDLAAKKVNRDGRDVRLTPTEWHLLEVLVRNTGRLVSQKQLLQEVWGPSYGTETNYLRVYMAQLRRKLEADPSHPRHFVTEPGMGYRFER; this comes from the coding sequence ATGACCCGAGTGCTCGTGGTCGACGACGAGCCGCAGATCGTACGCGCCCTCGTGATCAACCTGAAGGCGCGCAGCTACGAGGTCGACGCGGCCCCTGACGGCGCGACCGCACTGCGGCTCGCCGCGGCGCGGCACCCCGACGTCGTCGTCCTCGACCTCGGGCTGCCGGACATGGACGGCGTCGAGGTGATCAGGGGGCTGCGGGGCTGGACGCGCGTGCCGATCCTGGTCCTGTCCGCCCGGCACACCTCCGACGAGAAGGTCGAGGCGCTCGACGCCGGCGCCGACGACTACGTCACCAAGCCGTTCGGCATGGACGAGCTGCTTGCCCGGCTGCGGGCCGCGGTGCGCCGTGCCGAGCCCGCAGGCGGCGACGAGGGCGGGATCGTGATCGTGGAGACCCGGGGCTTCACCGTCGATCTCGCGGCGAAGAAGGTCAACCGGGACGGCAGGGACGTCCGGCTCACCCCGACCGAGTGGCATCTGCTGGAGGTCCTCGTCCGCAACACCGGTCGTCTGGTCAGCCAGAAGCAGCTGCTCCAGGAGGTGTGGGGGCCCTCGTACGGAACGGAGACCAACTACCTGCGGGTCTACATGGCCCAGCTGCGCCGCAAGCTGGAGGCGGACCCCTCGCACCCCCGGCACTTCGTCACCGAGCCGGGCATGGGCTACCGGTTCGAGCGCTGA
- a CDS encoding sensor histidine kinase, whose translation MARGKLRIYLGAAPGVGKTYAMLSEAHRRVERGTDCVVGLVEHHGRPRTEAMLHGLEQVPRRELAYREAVFGEMDVDAVLARRPAVALVDELAHTNVPGSRNAGRWQDVEELLAAGVDVISTVNIQHLESLGDVVESITGVRQRETVPDEVVRRADQIELVDMSPQALRRRMAHGNVYQPDKVDAALSNYFRPGNLTALRELALLWVADRVDEYLRQYRGEHDIRTTWQARERIVVGLTGGPEGRTLIRRAVRLAEKGAGGEVLAVYIPRSDGLTSASPKELALQRTLVEDLGGTFHHVVGDDIPSALLEFARGVNATQIVLGSSRRKAWQYVFGPGVGATVARESGPDLDVHIVTHEEAAKGRGLPVARGARLGRSRSITGWLVGIAGPVLLTLLPTNVGPNLGLTNDMLLFLSLTVTAALLGGLLPALASAAFGSLLLNYFFAAPLHRFTISDPENIVAIAVFFGVAVAVASVVDVAARRTQQAARLRAESEILSFLAGSVLRGETALGALLERVRETFGMESVALLERQSDVDPWTCAGSVGPRPVGRPEDADVDMPVGENMALALSGRFLPAEDRRVLGAFAVQAAVVLDRQRLVDRAEEGRKLAEGNRIRTALLAAVSHDLRTPLAGIKAAVTSLRSDDVEWSEEDRAELLAGIEAGADRLDHLVGNLLDMSRLQTGTVTPLVRRIDLDEVVPMALVGVPDGSVQLDIPETLPMVGVDKGLLERAVANIVENAVKYSPDTTPVMVSASAHGGRVEVRVADRGRGVPDEAKDRIFEPFQRYGDAPRGAGVGLGLAVARGFAEAMGGTLSAEDTPGGGLTMVLTLQAASGAAAPDPAVPARVAG comes from the coding sequence ATGGCGCGCGGCAAGCTACGCATCTATCTCGGGGCCGCACCGGGCGTGGGCAAGACCTACGCGATGCTCTCCGAGGCGCACCGACGCGTCGAGCGGGGTACGGACTGCGTCGTCGGCCTGGTGGAGCACCACGGCCGGCCGCGGACCGAGGCCATGCTGCACGGTCTGGAACAGGTCCCCCGGCGCGAACTGGCCTACCGGGAAGCCGTCTTCGGCGAGATGGACGTGGACGCCGTGCTGGCCCGCCGGCCCGCCGTCGCGCTCGTGGACGAACTGGCCCACACCAATGTGCCCGGCTCACGCAACGCCGGGCGCTGGCAGGACGTCGAGGAACTCCTCGCCGCCGGTGTCGACGTGATCTCGACCGTCAACATCCAGCACCTGGAGTCGCTCGGCGACGTCGTGGAGTCGATAACCGGCGTCCGCCAGCGGGAGACCGTCCCCGACGAGGTCGTCCGCCGCGCCGACCAGATCGAGCTGGTCGACATGTCGCCGCAGGCGCTCCGGCGCCGTATGGCGCACGGCAACGTCTACCAGCCCGACAAGGTCGACGCGGCCCTGTCCAACTACTTCCGCCCCGGCAACCTGACCGCCCTGCGCGAACTCGCCCTGCTGTGGGTCGCCGACCGCGTCGACGAGTACCTCCGGCAGTACCGGGGCGAGCACGACATCCGCACCACCTGGCAGGCCCGCGAGCGCATCGTCGTCGGCCTCACCGGCGGCCCCGAGGGACGCACCCTGATCCGCCGCGCCGTCCGCCTCGCGGAGAAGGGCGCCGGCGGCGAGGTGCTCGCCGTCTACATCCCCCGCAGCGACGGACTGACCTCCGCGTCCCCCAAGGAGCTGGCACTCCAGCGCACCCTCGTCGAGGACCTGGGCGGCACCTTCCACCATGTCGTCGGCGACGACATCCCCTCCGCGCTGCTGGAGTTCGCCCGCGGGGTCAACGCCACCCAGATCGTGCTCGGCTCCTCCCGCCGCAAGGCCTGGCAGTACGTCTTCGGCCCCGGAGTGGGCGCCACCGTCGCCCGTGAGTCCGGTCCCGACCTGGACGTCCACATCGTCACCCACGAGGAGGCCGCGAAGGGGCGCGGACTGCCGGTGGCCCGCGGCGCGCGGCTCGGCCGCTCGCGGAGCATCACGGGCTGGCTGGTGGGTATCGCCGGCCCGGTGCTGCTCACGCTGCTGCCGACCAACGTCGGCCCGAACCTCGGTCTGACCAACGACATGCTGCTGTTCCTGTCGCTGACCGTGACCGCGGCGCTGCTCGGCGGCCTGCTGCCGGCCCTCGCGTCCGCCGCCTTCGGCTCACTGCTGCTGAACTACTTCTTCGCGGCGCCCCTGCACCGGTTCACGATCTCCGATCCCGAGAACATCGTGGCCATCGCGGTCTTCTTCGGGGTCGCCGTCGCCGTCGCCTCGGTCGTCGACGTCGCCGCCCGGCGGACGCAGCAGGCGGCCCGGCTGCGAGCCGAGTCCGAGATCCTGTCGTTCCTCGCGGGCAGCGTGCTGCGCGGCGAGACCGCCCTAGGCGCACTGCTGGAACGGGTCCGCGAGACGTTCGGCATGGAGTCGGTGGCCCTGCTGGAACGCCAGAGCGACGTCGACCCCTGGACCTGCGCGGGCAGCGTCGGACCGCGTCCGGTCGGCCGTCCCGAGGACGCGGACGTGGACATGCCCGTCGGCGAGAACATGGCCCTGGCGCTGTCGGGCCGCTTCCTCCCCGCCGAGGACCGGCGCGTCCTGGGCGCCTTCGCCGTCCAGGCGGCCGTCGTCCTGGACCGGCAGCGGCTCGTGGACCGGGCCGAGGAGGGCCGGAAACTCGCCGAGGGCAACCGCATCCGCACCGCGCTGCTAGCCGCCGTCAGCCATGATCTGCGCACCCCGCTCGCCGGGATCAAGGCGGCCGTCACCTCGCTGCGCTCCGACGACGTCGAGTGGTCCGAGGAGGACCGGGCCGAACTGCTCGCGGGGATCGAGGCGGGCGCCGACCGGCTGGACCACCTCGTCGGCAATCTGCTCGACATGTCCCGGCTCCAGACCGGCACCGTCACCCCGCTCGTCCGCCGCATCGACCTGGACGAGGTCGTCCCGATGGCCCTGGTGGGCGTTCCGGACGGCAGCGTGCAGCTGGACATCCCCGAGACCCTGCCGATGGTGGGCGTGGACAAGGGCCTGCTGGAGCGGGCCGTCGCCAACATCGTGGAGAACGCCGTGAAGTACAGCCCCGACACCACCCCCGTCATGGTCTCCGCGAGCGCCCACGGCGGCCGGGTCGAGGTGCGCGTCGCCGACCGCGGCCGTGGCGTCCCCGACGAGGCCAAGGACCGCATCTTCGAGCCGTTTCAGCGCTACGGGGACGCACCGCGCGGCGCGGGCGTGGGCCTCGGCCTGGCCGTGGCACGCGGCTTCGCCGAGGCGATGGGCGGCACACTGTCCGCGGAGGACACCCCCGGCGGCGGGCTGACGATGGTCCTCACCCTGCAGGCGGCCTCCGGCGCCGCCGCCCCGGACCCCGCGGTCCCGGCGCGGGTCGCCGGCTGA
- a CDS encoding DUF3710 domain-containing protein — MFGRRKKSSPADESADVAGEAEQVADEPDTGDAAERDEPRRTNLPPAPRPDGPWDVSEVSRPEEGRVDLGGLHVPGVEGMELRVEVAGDAIVAATIVLRDSAIQLQAFAAPKKEGIWGEVREEIASGITQQGGVIDEVEGTLGWELRAQVPVQLPDGTGGVQLVRFVGVDGPRWFLRGVISGQGAVQPQAAGLLEQIFRDTVVVRGEGPMAPRDPIVLKLPNDAQMVPEGVQQEEQETSRFSGGMGQLQRGPEITEVR, encoded by the coding sequence GTGTTCGGACGTCGCAAGAAGAGCAGTCCCGCTGACGAGTCGGCGGACGTGGCGGGCGAGGCCGAGCAGGTCGCCGACGAGCCCGACACGGGCGACGCGGCGGAACGGGACGAGCCCCGCCGGACGAACCTCCCGCCGGCGCCGCGGCCCGACGGCCCCTGGGACGTCTCCGAGGTCTCACGACCCGAGGAGGGGCGCGTGGACCTGGGCGGACTGCATGTGCCCGGGGTCGAGGGCATGGAACTGCGCGTGGAGGTCGCCGGTGACGCGATCGTGGCCGCGACGATCGTGCTGCGCGACAGCGCGATCCAGTTGCAGGCCTTCGCCGCCCCCAAGAAGGAGGGCATCTGGGGCGAGGTCCGGGAGGAGATCGCCTCCGGCATCACCCAGCAGGGCGGCGTCATCGACGAGGTCGAGGGCACCCTGGGCTGGGAACTGCGGGCCCAGGTCCCCGTACAGCTGCCCGACGGCACCGGCGGCGTACAGCTGGTGCGCTTCGTCGGTGTGGACGGACCGCGCTGGTTCCTGCGCGGAGTGATCTCCGGCCAGGGCGCGGTGCAGCCGCAGGCCGCCGGTCTGCTGGAGCAGATCTTCCGGGACACGGTGGTGGTCCGGGGCGAGGGACCGATGGCGCCCCGCGACCCGATCGTGCTGAAGCTGCCGAACGACGCGCAGATGGTGCCCGAGGGCGTACAGCAGGAGGAGCAGGAGACGTCCCGGTTCTCCGGCGGCATGGGGCAGTTGCAGCGCGGCCCGGAGATCACCGAGGTGCGCTGA
- a CDS encoding PaaI family thioesterase encodes MSTALTPPADAAAPVRHPDAPAPGELLGAHYDYCFGCGGGQPHGLHLEARAGEGVSLTAEFTVSAAHQGAPGLAHGGVLATALDETLGSLNWLLRVIAVTGRLETDFVRPVPVDTALFLEAEVTAVAGRKIYSRATGRIGGPEGPVAVRAEALFIEVKVDHFIDNGRPEEIRAAMADPDQARRARAFEVNP; translated from the coding sequence GTGAGTACTGCACTGACCCCTCCCGCCGACGCCGCGGCGCCGGTACGGCACCCCGACGCGCCCGCCCCCGGCGAGCTCCTCGGCGCGCACTACGACTACTGCTTCGGCTGCGGCGGCGGGCAGCCCCACGGGCTGCACCTGGAGGCACGGGCCGGCGAGGGCGTCAGTCTCACCGCCGAGTTCACGGTGTCAGCCGCCCACCAGGGGGCACCGGGTCTCGCCCACGGCGGCGTCCTGGCCACCGCGCTCGACGAGACGCTCGGCTCCCTCAACTGGCTGCTCCGGGTGATCGCGGTGACCGGACGGCTGGAGACCGACTTCGTCCGGCCGGTGCCGGTGGACACGGCGCTCTTCCTGGAGGCCGAGGTGACCGCGGTCGCCGGCCGCAAGATCTACTCCCGGGCCACCGGGCGGATAGGCGGCCCGGAGGGCCCCGTCGCCGTCCGTGCCGAGGCCCTCTTCATCGAAGTGAAGGTCGACCACTTCATCGACAACGGCCGCCCGGAGGAGATCCGGGCGGCCATGGCCGACCCCGACCAGGCCAGGCGCGCCCGCGCCTTCGAGGTGAACCCCTGA
- a CDS encoding ferrochelatase yields the protein MAEQHAPALRDPAPYDALLLLSFGGPEGPDDVVPFLENVTRGRGIPRERLKEVGRHYFLFGGVSPINAQNRALLEALREDLAGAGADLPVYWGNRNWAPYLTDTLREMVLDGRRRVAVLATSAYASYSGCRQYRENLADALSALEAEGLPLPRVDKLRHYFNHPGFIGPMVEGVLASLADLPEDVRADAHLAFTTHSIPDAAADGSGPVAEHGGGGAYVKQHLDVARVIVDAVREETGVAHPWRLVYQSRSGAPHIPWLEPDICDHLEDLHGAGVPAAVMVPIGFVSDHMEVLYDLDTEATAKAAELGLPVRRSATVGADPRFAAAIRDLLLERAATERGEAVKRCALGELGPSHDLCPIGCCPARSERPAAAGADSPFA from the coding sequence ATGGCCGAACAGCACGCTCCCGCCCTGCGCGACCCCGCCCCCTACGACGCCCTGCTGCTGCTCTCCTTCGGCGGCCCCGAGGGGCCGGACGACGTGGTCCCCTTCCTGGAGAACGTGACGCGTGGCCGGGGCATCCCCAGGGAACGCCTGAAGGAAGTCGGTCGGCACTACTTCCTCTTCGGCGGAGTCAGCCCGATCAACGCCCAGAACCGGGCCCTGCTGGAGGCGCTGCGCGAGGACCTCGCCGGCGCCGGAGCCGATCTGCCCGTCTACTGGGGCAACCGGAACTGGGCGCCGTATCTGACCGACACCCTCCGCGAGATGGTCCTGGACGGGCGCCGCCGGGTCGCGGTGCTCGCCACCAGCGCGTACGCCTCGTACTCGGGCTGCCGCCAGTACCGGGAGAACCTCGCGGACGCCCTCTCCGCACTGGAGGCCGAAGGGCTGCCGCTGCCGCGTGTCGACAAACTGAGGCACTACTTCAACCACCCCGGTTTCATCGGCCCCATGGTGGAGGGTGTGCTCGCCTCCCTCGCCGACCTGCCCGAGGACGTGCGGGCCGACGCGCATCTGGCGTTCACCACCCACTCCATCCCGGACGCGGCCGCGGACGGTTCGGGCCCGGTCGCCGAGCACGGCGGAGGCGGGGCGTACGTGAAGCAGCACCTCGACGTGGCGCGGGTGATCGTGGACGCGGTCCGGGAGGAGACCGGCGTCGCCCACCCGTGGCGCCTCGTGTACCAGTCGCGCAGCGGCGCCCCGCACATCCCCTGGCTGGAACCGGACATCTGCGACCACCTGGAGGATCTGCACGGCGCGGGGGTGCCCGCGGCCGTGATGGTGCCGATCGGTTTCGTCTCGGACCACATGGAGGTCCTGTACGACCTGGACACGGAGGCCACCGCCAAGGCGGCGGAGCTGGGGCTCCCGGTCCGCCGGTCGGCGACCGTGGGTGCGGATCCGCGCTTCGCCGCCGCGATCCGCGACCTGCTTCTGGAGCGTGCGGCGACCGAGCGGGGGGAGGCGGTGAAGCGGTGCGCCCTCGGGGAGCTCGGGCCGTCCCACGACCTGTGCCCGATCGGATGCTGCCCCGCCAGGTCCGAGCGCCCGGCGGCGGCCGGCGCGGACAGCCCGTTCGCCTGA
- a CDS encoding DUF3093 domain-containing protein — translation MQPSPAEPGIPAAPRFDERLTVPRAWWLITALVAVSGGLVLLPLGPVPMLGGLIAAGAVAAAGVSSYGSARIRVVADSLVAGDARIPVPALGEPEVLDAQEARAWRSYKADPRAFMLLRSYVPTAVRVPVTDPQDPTPYLYLSTRDPRGLVAALEAARGG, via the coding sequence ATGCAGCCCTCCCCCGCCGAGCCCGGCATCCCCGCCGCGCCCCGTTTCGACGAGCGCCTCACCGTCCCCCGAGCCTGGTGGCTGATCACCGCTCTGGTGGCGGTCTCCGGTGGTCTGGTCCTTCTGCCGCTGGGGCCGGTTCCGATGCTGGGCGGGCTGATCGCGGCGGGCGCGGTGGCGGCGGCCGGGGTGAGTTCGTACGGCTCCGCCCGGATCCGGGTGGTGGCGGACTCGCTGGTGGCGGGCGATGCCCGGATCCCCGTACCGGCGCTCGGCGAGCCCGAGGTGCTGGACGCGCAGGAGGCGCGCGCATGGCGCTCGTACAAGGCGGATCCGCGCGCGTTCATGCTGCTGCGCAGCTATGTGCCGACGGCGGTACGCGTGCCGGTCACGGATCCGCAGGACCCGACACCGTACCTGTATCTGTCGACACGGGACCCGCGGGGCCTGGTCGCCGCGCTGGAGGCGGCCCGGGGCGGCTGA
- the dut gene encoding dUTP diphosphatase, which produces MRQPVDVLIRRVDPEVPIPQYGHPGDAGVDLVTTRAAELAPGERTVLPTGVSIALPDGYAAFVHPRSGLAARCGLALVNAPGTVDAGYRGEIKVIVVNLDPRESVRFERFDRIAQLVVQQVEKVRFHEVAELPGSARAEGGFGSTGGHAAVGGSGGSQGGNRYASVVSDREGQ; this is translated from the coding sequence ATGCGGCAACCCGTGGACGTACTGATCCGGCGGGTGGACCCGGAGGTGCCGATCCCGCAGTACGGACATCCGGGTGACGCGGGTGTCGATCTGGTGACCACCCGGGCCGCCGAGCTGGCACCAGGCGAGCGCACCGTTCTCCCGACCGGGGTGTCCATCGCGCTGCCGGACGGGTACGCGGCGTTCGTCCACCCCCGATCGGGCCTGGCGGCTCGCTGCGGACTGGCGCTCGTGAATGCCCCGGGGACGGTGGATGCCGGGTACCGTGGGGAGATCAAGGTGATCGTGGTCAACCTGGACCCGCGCGAGAGTGTGCGGTTCGAGCGGTTCGACCGGATCGCACAACTGGTCGTCCAGCAGGTCGAGAAGGTGCGCTTCCACGAGGTGGCGGAGCTTCCCGGCTCGGCGCGGGCCGAGGGGGGCTTCGGGTCCACCGGCGGTCATGCCGCCGTGGGCGGATCGGGCGGCTCACAGGGTGGGAATCGATACGCTTCGGTCGTATCCGACCGGGAAGGACAGTGA
- a CDS encoding inositol monophosphatase family protein, producing the protein MTDPLPAPLSDPLPDELLSLALEAARRAGELLRDGRPEDLAVAATKSSPIDVVTEMDIAAEKLITGFLAEARPDDGFLGEEGASTAGTSGVRWIVDPLDGTVNYLYGLPTWAVSIAAERDGETVAGVVEVPMRGETYRAVRGGGAYCGDRPLRCRPAPPLEQALVSTGFNYVEPVRRHQAEVARLLIPRLRDIRRGGSAAVDLCDVAAGRLDGYYERGLHPWDLAAGDLIAREAGALTGSRPGEPPSRDLAVAASPGVFAPLQRLLDDLGAWHD; encoded by the coding sequence GTGACCGATCCCCTGCCCGCCCCGCTCTCCGACCCCCTCCCCGACGAACTGCTGTCCCTGGCGCTGGAGGCCGCGCGCCGGGCGGGCGAGCTGCTGAGGGACGGGAGACCCGAGGACCTCGCCGTGGCCGCGACCAAGTCCAGCCCGATCGACGTCGTGACCGAGATGGACATCGCGGCGGAGAAGCTGATCACCGGCTTCCTCGCCGAAGCCCGGCCGGACGACGGCTTCCTCGGCGAGGAGGGGGCCTCGACGGCGGGCACGAGCGGGGTCCGCTGGATCGTGGACCCGCTCGACGGCACCGTGAACTACCTCTACGGCCTGCCGACGTGGGCCGTCTCCATCGCGGCCGAGCGGGACGGCGAGACCGTCGCCGGGGTCGTCGAGGTGCCGATGCGCGGCGAGACGTACCGGGCCGTGCGCGGGGGCGGCGCCTACTGCGGCGACCGCCCGCTCCGCTGCCGGCCCGCCCCGCCGCTGGAGCAGGCACTGGTCTCCACCGGCTTCAACTACGTCGAGCCCGTACGCCGTCACCAGGCGGAAGTGGCCCGGCTGCTGATCCCGCGGCTCCGCGACATCCGGCGCGGCGGCTCCGCGGCGGTGGACCTCTGCGACGTCGCCGCCGGCCGTCTGGACGGCTACTACGAGCGGGGCCTCCACCCCTGGGACCTCGCCGCGGGGGACCTCATCGCCCGCGAGGCGGGTGCTCTCACCGGATCCCGCCCGGGTGAGCCGCCGTCCCGGGACCTGGCAGTGGCGGCGTCGCCCGGAGTCTTCGCGCCCCTCCAGCGGCTGCTCGACGACCTGGGGGCCTGGCACGACTGA
- a CDS encoding sensor histidine kinase has product MATAPAPPTAPPKPTWDPREPGGPLLRPTIRIRLTLLYGGMFLIAGILLLSIIYLLAAQALHDGIRQSVEVGAAPGANVTITSPTCPRINDLVDNSERNAALKLCIAEQRQRALDELLTRSLFALLGLSVIAFAFGYAMAGRVLSPLGKITRTARRVVGTDLSRRIELDGPDDELKELADTFDEMLERLERAFSAQQRFVANASHELRTPLAINRTLLEVHLSDPGAPAELRQLGKTLLATNERSEQLVEGLLLLARSENQIVERKPVDLAEVAGRAVDQTRAEAEAGGVEIRGARAPAVVQGNGVLLERIALNLVQNAVRYNIADGGWVEVTTGVEHGLAVLVVANTGPVVPGYEIDNLFEPFRRLRQERTGSDRGVGLGLSIARSVARAHGGRIIAEPREGGGLVMRVTLAL; this is encoded by the coding sequence GTGGCGACCGCACCCGCGCCCCCCACCGCGCCACCCAAGCCCACCTGGGACCCGAGAGAGCCCGGCGGGCCCCTGCTGCGCCCCACCATCCGGATAAGGCTCACCCTGCTCTACGGCGGGATGTTCCTGATCGCGGGCATCCTGCTGCTGTCGATCATCTACCTGCTGGCCGCGCAGGCGCTGCACGACGGAATCCGGCAGTCCGTCGAGGTCGGCGCCGCGCCGGGCGCGAACGTCACGATCACCAGCCCCACATGCCCCCGCATCAACGACCTGGTCGACAACTCGGAGCGCAACGCCGCGCTGAAGCTGTGCATCGCGGAGCAGCGTCAGCGCGCCCTCGACGAGCTGCTGACCCGTTCCCTCTTCGCGCTGCTGGGTCTCAGCGTGATCGCGTTCGCGTTCGGCTACGCCATGGCCGGCCGCGTGCTGTCGCCCCTCGGCAAGATCACCCGCACAGCTCGCCGGGTCGTCGGCACCGACCTCTCGCGGCGTATCGAGCTTGACGGCCCGGACGACGAGCTGAAGGAGCTGGCCGACACGTTCGACGAGATGCTGGAGCGACTGGAGAGGGCCTTCTCCGCCCAGCAGCGGTTCGTCGCCAACGCCTCGCACGAGCTGCGCACGCCGCTGGCGATCAACCGGACCCTGCTGGAGGTGCACCTCTCGGACCCGGGCGCCCCGGCCGAGCTCCGGCAGCTGGGGAAGACCCTGCTCGCGACCAACGAGCGCAGCGAGCAGCTGGTGGAGGGACTGCTGCTGCTCGCCCGCAGCGAGAACCAGATCGTCGAGCGCAAGCCAGTCGACCTCGCCGAGGTGGCCGGCCGCGCCGTGGACCAGACGAGGGCGGAGGCGGAGGCCGGGGGCGTCGAGATCCGAGGGGCGCGCGCGCCCGCAGTCGTCCAGGGCAACGGCGTCCTGCTGGAGCGGATCGCGCTGAACCTGGTGCAGAACGCGGTGCGCTACAACATCGCGGACGGCGGCTGGGTGGAGGTCACCACCGGGGTCGAGCACGGTCTGGCGGTGCTGGTGGTCGCCAACACCGGTCCGGTGGTGCCCGGCTACGAGATCGACAACCTCTTCGAGCCGTTCCGGCGCCTCCGCCAGGAGCGCACCGGCAGTGACCGGGGGGTGGGACTCGGCCTGTCGATCGCGCGGTCGGTCGCGAGGGCCCACGGGGGCCGTATCATCGCGGAGCCGCGCGAGGGCGGTGGTCTCGTCATGCGCGTCACCCTGGCGCTCTGA
- a CDS encoding DUF4193 domain-containing protein, producing MATDYDTPRKTDDDIDSDSLEELKARRNDKTTSTVDVDEFEAAEGLELPGADLSNEELAVRVLPKQADEFTCMSCFLVHHRSQLAREKNGQPICRDCD from the coding sequence ATGGCAACGGATTACGACACCCCACGCAAGACCGACGACGACATCGATTCCGACAGCCTCGAAGAACTGAAGGCGCGCCGGAACGACAAGACGACCTCCACGGTCGACGTCGACGAGTTCGAGGCCGCCGAGGGCCTCGAGCTGCCCGGAGCGGACCTCTCGAACGAGGAGCTGGCGGTCCGGGTGCTGCCCAAGCAGGCGGACGAGTTCACCTGCATGAGCTGCTTCCTGGTCCACCACCGCAGCCAGCTGGCCCGCGAGAAGAACGGCCAGCCGATCTGCCGCGACTGCGACTGA
- a CDS encoding OB-fold nucleic acid binding domain-containing protein, whose amino-acid sequence MSAVPSSGNEGKPAGRFRRMLDRLSSSQQELESAELKEDAQASGCTPICDCGDRQIVKVTGTLRTVTLRPRAGVPALEAELFDGSAALDVVWLGRRSIVGIEPGRKMIASGRISMSQGRRVLFNPKYELRPLGQE is encoded by the coding sequence ATGAGTGCCGTACCCAGCTCCGGGAACGAGGGGAAGCCGGCGGGCCGCTTCCGGCGGATGCTCGACCGGCTGTCCAGTTCCCAGCAGGAACTCGAGTCCGCAGAACTCAAGGAGGACGCGCAGGCGTCCGGATGCACACCCATCTGCGACTGCGGCGACCGGCAGATCGTGAAGGTGACTGGTACCTTGCGCACGGTCACCCTGCGTCCGCGGGCCGGAGTCCCGGCCCTGGAGGCGGAACTCTTCGACGGTTCCGCGGCCTTGGACGTGGTGTGGCTGGGCCGGCGCTCCATCGTGGGCATAGAGCCGGGCCGCAAGATGATCGCCTCCGGCCGGATCTCCATGAGCCAGGGCCGGCGGGTGCTGTTCAATCCCAAATACGAGCTCCGACCGCTCGGACAGGAGTAG